In Planococcus citri chromosome 4, ihPlaCitr1.1, whole genome shotgun sequence, the genomic window ACGCAGAAGTGATCAGTATCATCCAGTGATATGATGGGGTCGAATGTTTCCAGGAGAGAGGATAGTGACACTGGAGAAGATTTTAGCGAAAATGGATCGAACGATTCTCTCACAGAAACTGAAGATAGTGAAGATGATGATGACTCGGATACTTCTTCTTATCAATCAGATTCATCAATATTATCCAATTTTTCGTTTACTGGTACAAATAATAAttgtgagttgaaagttgaatattCTACTCGTGAATTCATCCTGGTGGGTGATTAGTTCACTATCAATTCTGCCGATATTTCTGCTTGCAGTATCGTTCAGCAGTTCGGTTAGTTATATTTTGTGTTTGATTGTTTTTATAGGGGCTTCCGTATTCGAAGCAAAACCTCTTGGAGCTGTGCCGGCGTTGAAAGAGATGGCAGCTGTTCGTATTGCAGTGGCATTATGGAATCATGCTAAGATATCTGACGCCATGtcgaaatcattcaaaattaatgaatataCTTTTACATTTACTTCCGTCAAAGCGTCAGAAGTATGGGATTCGTTGGTGAAGAAAGTTTACCAAACATCCTTAGAATTACGGGTCCCGAATTCGATAGTCGAGTATATTAATGAGTATGTCTTCAAATTACAtcgtgaaattcaaaattgggttTCATATCATCGTCGAAAAGTATTTCTTACGAATCACGTGAAGTACGCTTTTGTTGCTAGTCTCGTCGAGGATCTAATTTGGCATTCGAATGGCACCATCGATTACAAGGGAACAGCCAAACACTTGATCGCGTCTCACAAATTAAGCAACGTTATGAAATATCGACTATTGTGTTCGTATTGTCTGAAAGACGATATTGAAACGATGTCACCGCGTTCGTTGGTGAATGATACATCGAATCGATTGGATCGCGAGCTACATCCTATTATTCATTATTGGAATTGTTATTATAGAAACGAATTGCACAAAATACCAAAGAGAAATGGCTCTATCGATActttcatgtttgaaaattctcgtGTAGATAACTGGCCTGCCAAAGAGTACTTTTTCAATCGTCTGTCTGCCGAACAACAAGTTCAAAGTGCTTCAAGATTGATCGATACATATGGCGTAAAGTATCAGTGCTTTTTACTAACGAAGTTGAACGAAATTCAACGTTTGAGCTTGTATTCACATTCAGATCAAGCGAtcgaaattttggcgaattttgcgAAAACCGGATCAAATAACGAAGATGCGCGTTCAACATGGTTGGAGATCAGAAATATAATCAAGAGGGAACAATTTGTGAGATTATTCGAGAAATTGTTGGACCAACTAAACGGTCGTATTATTTTGCAAGATATTTGGAACAACTGCTGCGACGATTTCAAGcattatattttcaattacaatgacAGCCAGATAATCTATGCAATGTTGAAACACTACTTCCGTACTCATATTCGCGATATTTTGTTAACCGTGTTATCAGATTCGAGCAAGgaagtgaaaagtgaaattacGAAGAAAGACGCTTTTAAAAAGTGTTGCGAggagttgattgaaaaaaataactttcaagAACTAAACCAATTGTTAAGCTCGTGTTTTCCGGCACGCGAAGACTTGGCAGAGTTTAAATTGAGCATGGTGAAAGAATCGCAGTCCGTTAGGAATTGGTGTTTGTGTTATTATTACGGAATTACCGGACCAAGTTTACAATATTTGAATGATTATTTAACTTCGCTTTTGTCGCCTGCACATACAGATTTCATCATCGAATACAAAAGAAATTTGCTCATGTCACCAGATGGTATTGTAACGTGTGCATTAAGTGTGGCTTCGAAAAGAGACCAGTTGAATGAAATTCTCGCCGATATTTCAGCATCCGATGACTTTGCGATGAAGTTTAAGAAGAAGGTACTATTTTCGGGAACGGCTGTTTCTCGTTTCTGCTATAAGATATCGAAAAATCGTTTAATGAACGTTAAAGAATGCGTCGATCGACACCTCTCGTCGGACGAAGACAAGAAAATCTTGAAGACGGCGTTGATCGATGATCGTGTCGCACTGATGCGTCAGATTATCCAGAAGTGTCCTTATCCGCAATGGCAATCGTTGTTGCTATGGTatttcgaaaacgaaaaaataataaaacaggTTAAATGCGTGTTACCTTTGAATGACGTATTCGATGAAATATTACGCGAATGCGTTTTTAATTCGTACGAAAAATACCAGTCGGCGTCGCGACGAAGCGTTAAAATTATATTCATCAAATTGAATAAGTTTCTGGCTTGGTATTTTAAATCGTCTGATGCAGCTAAGAATTACAAATTGCAAAGAGtggatttgttcaaaaaaataccgatgATCTCTGAATTGATGGAGAAAACGAATAGTACGCCGTTTTTAAAATCGTTGATGAGCTGGTTTTTTGATAACGATatccaagaaattgaaaaattcgaaagaaaGCATAAAGGTgcgaaaattgttaaaattgttCGATTGGTGCGCAAAAAATGTTGCAAGTAATTCGTACCTACGTTATTTTATGTACGATCATTTTTTCAGCTTGttcttttatgattttttgtattttacctCATCTTTGTAATTTTGGATGATAAACTTTTATTAGGTAGTATGTAGATTCCTACGTGTTAATTTGACGTGtctttagtacctacttacattttgtTTTTCCTGAATACCATAGTGCAGTTgtgtttataaatttttttatttgtactgTACAGTAATAATTTTAATCAGCTTGTGAATTGTGATACGGTTCTCTTGagttgaaatattcatttttaatgctGAACAGCTGTTGATATTGTAGAATAAGGATGTCAACTACGAGTATCAACATCAACTGTCGATGTTTTTGCTATGTTGCAGTTGAATTTTTAGgctacaaaaaacaaaattactttCTCCTATTTACTCAAAGATATACTGTGTGTTTGCACCTTCCTATTTTTCgtgtacatattttatgtatGTCTGATTTTGTGGATTAGGTATTTGAGCTTGGATTTTGTTCTTTTTACTTGTACCTAATCGGATTCATGTTCAATTGTTCATCATAAACCTTTGTTGACTTGCAAACATTTACGATTGATGTAATTAATACTTTACTGACGTTTAGAATAaagatttaatttttaggtACATATCTATTTTGCATGTTATATTGGGAATGTGCTTTCTGAATTATGcgttcaataaaaaattgttcattacGTGTTATTCGTATGATATTCTTTCCAAATTGAATAGGTATCTTTGATTTCTAGTTTAGAGCGAGCCGCCATCCGATGTTCCTAGTCGAActgtagtccagtcattaaagaccaaTTATGTCCCatctacaggaaaaattattatcaaacagatctttcgcaaatattgttcacagaggtcccctcaacaacatactaaaagtcctggcccgtacggggtccggaaccccctcaaaggggggtggaacctcccccaaaatcagtttttcgccattttctcccccgcattgcattttagcgaaaaatatgtagcaaataaaagaatctacgtcaaatttccgatctaatgatgtatcaactttccttgtatgttcaaggggggcggaactgcaaccatttaaatgaggggggttttctgaaaaatagataaaggctatatgcgcctaagaggggtgaaatggtccccgaaaacgttcgagttgatattagtatggaaggtaggtaccattgagaaacttccgcgtagaaagtttcagatccacaccccctcctctttttggggaaccccccttttctgaaacttcaataacatttttctcagccccatttcaaccgattttgaaaatttttcagtatgttgtgtatatccttagtaggtattcccacaaaaattttcaaccccctcccctcatatttacccctcaaaatagcgtttctcaacttattttatgctttttaacaataaaaaaaattgaggaggccaagtgctctggagagggctagatgagtctagcaaaaaatctgacgtcatattcgtgctcagcggtatcgaatcataagaaaacgacaccctattcattaattattagttattttccccaaaattccaatttcaccCCCAACCCTCTCCAAGactcatttttacatcattttaaggGGTAaatgtgaggggagggggttgagaatttttgtgggaataccTATTAAGGATATacacaacatactgaaaaattttcaaaatcggttgaaatggggctgagaaaaatgttattgaagtttcagaaaaggggggttccccaaaaagaggagggggtgtggatctgaaactttctacgcggaagtttctcaatggtacctaccttccatactaatatcaactcgaacgttttcggggaccatttcacccctcttaggcgcatatagcctttatctatttttcagaaaacccccctcatttaaatggttgctgttccgccccccttgaacatacaaggaaagttgatacatcattagatcggaaatttgacgtagattcttttatttgttacatatttttcgctaaaatgcaatgcgggggagaaaatggcgaaaaactgattttggggaaGGTTCCACCcccccctttgagggggttccggaccccgtacgggtcaggacttttagtatgttgttgaggggacctctgtgaacaatatttgcgaaagatctgtttgataataatttttcctgtaaaaatgtctttaataACTGGACTACTGGTTAAAGCTACAGAAATGTTATCTACGCAGTCAAGGTCGAAACTAATTCAGTAATTAAGTATGACGAATTAATcgtcattaaaattttcattaattattgGTCGTTACACGTCAGTCGGAAAGGTGTATATTCTGAATTAAATTTCTATGCCTCTAAAAGAATTTTATGAGTGATGATTTGCAGAACTGCAGAAGCAATAAGTAAATTATCATCGCacatatacctatgtatatgcCTACCAATGGATATTTTCAaccataattaaaatttgaattcaaaattagcGTTGTTTTTTCTTACTATTGAATTGATTCTTTGATTGAAGattgaagtaggtaagtaaaatagTATAAGCGAGAGAGAggaaatttcgaatcaaaatgGTAACACTTGTGCAGTTTCTCCCTCCTCCTTACCTTCTCCTGAAACACAACCCTACACTCTCCTTTGACGGTCCGGTTTCCCCTTCCCTCTTCCCATTAGATTTCTATTTCTACTCTTCTTCCACTTCCAGCACATTCCGTAACCGTAACTGTgcattttcttctttctttcttttctcttCTCTCTCATCTCTGTCACTCTGTCTCTGTCTGCCTTGTCGTAAGTGTTGTTGTCGGCTGATTTGACGtgcgttttttttcacaaattcgcGAATCTTCTATCATCTTCTGCATTGTTATGTTTGGCGGTGTCCTGTAAAGAAGTGCAATTGCCCAATTGGTTCGTGGAGACGTGGACATTAGATACTTTCATATTTCTACGTTATTATTCAGCATTCTGGTAAGTTTAAACTTTCGAATCGTATTTCGAACTCAATCGAAGCATGTATTGTTATTGGAATGTATTTCTTGTGTATGTTTGGAACCATTGTTCCGATATTGCGTCGCATGTTGCATATCAATTACAAAGCTGACCCACTACTTTGTTTATTAATATTATACTTCTGAAacaaatttgatcgaaatcgaAGCTTTCGGTTCGGAGATGTGTGATAAGTGTGGAATAATGATTTTATCggataaattaattattttccatCTTACGCGATGTACTTAGACTTACATAATATGTAAACGCATGATCATTGATCATTCAGCATTTCTCTTCATCATGTTTGTTAGGACGTTAAGAGTGTATGTAGTAAACAAAGAAAGTAGCGTACACCACATAACTACGTCTTGTTCTTTCATTTCTGTAGATGGTAAATAAATATACTCATCATCGGTCTTTTGTTTCCGCGATAAAGTCAAGTGCCTACTTGGTCAAGTCAGTCAAGTGATCCACCTTTGTTGCGTTCGtggtgatgaattttcgaaCTTTATGAATGAAATTCCCATCGAACTTGATCTTGAAAGAAACAACTGGTGATGGGAAGGGTATTACGATAACGATAGTCGTTCTTGTCTCGTTACTCTGAAAAGTATCACGTCTAAACTAAGCTACAGAAGACTTCGTACACTTTTCATAATGCTATTGTTATATTTTGTTAGATGAACAAGACCTGGCCTTGAGCCTGGTCTCTTTGTCTCTTCAGGGTCAGTTGTTATGACTTGAGAGCAGAGCAGCTGTGAGCTGATCAATAAATCTTTGAACATTGAACGAATGACAGATGTAGCTCATTGCATTGCTCATAATCATTTCCCAATTCCCTCAACTTGAAATCGAATTGATTTTCGTTTCGTTCATGCGATTGTAATTTgcaaagtaaggtattgtaggAGTAGAATTGAACTCATAAGTGATGAAATGTATGGAAAAACGATTAggtactatttttcaaaatctaaatattGCTTTAAGAAAACCTTAGTTTTTAGTCAACGGTTCCTAAAAGAAGAATCCTGTTTTTCTTCCCAAAATTATCGAgtaaattcctgttttttttttttttaaattatctaacaaaataattccttttttttgtttttttgttggcaAAACTGCtgcaaaaagttctgttttgtgtttttttcaaccaaaatcgTCATACTGTTATTTTTACATAAAGTGccgaaaaaaagttcaatacacaattacacattttGCCCAAATTGGCAAGTATTCATTTGTTCCCCCAAAATTGCTTATAAAATGTCCCGTTTCTTTGTAGGAATTATCAGGAGGAGGtcctatttttgccaatttgtcgaaattctcaattttgccCGAGCtgccaaaaagtaggtatagccctactggttttttttgtttgccaaaattgtcatctactttcattttttgggaaaattgtcataaggtcctaattttttttaaaagctgaagCAGGGATGAGGTCCTGAACGATTTTTTATCGGGTTCCGGGTTTTGGGGCTTGGGCTTtcattccatgaaaaaaaaaaaagtaaaaacgaaTCGGAAAACCGAAAATGTTAGCttgtaggaaaaattttcaagcccattttgaacttataaaaatcagtgaaaaaattgacgaaggaCCTCAATTGCAATTTCAATGAAGAATAAAGCAAaatcttat contains:
- the LOC135843617 gene encoding uncharacterized protein LOC135843617 gives rise to the protein MMGSNVSRREDSDTGEDFSENGSNDSLTETEDSEDDDDSDTSSYQSDSSILSNFSFTGTNNNWASVFEAKPLGAVPALKEMAAVRIAVALWNHAKISDAMSKSFKINEYTFTFTSVKASEVWDSLVKKVYQTSLELRVPNSIVEYINEYVFKLHREIQNWVSYHRRKVFLTNHVKYAFVASLVEDLIWHSNGTIDYKGTAKHLIASHKLSNVMKYRLLCSYCLKDDIETMSPRSLVNDTSNRLDRELHPIIHYWNCYYRNELHKIPKRNGSIDTFMFENSRVDNWPAKEYFFNRLSAEQQVQSASRLIDTYGVKYQCFLLTKLNEIQRLSLYSHSDQAIEILANFAKTGSNNEDARSTWLEIRNIIKREQFVRLFEKLLDQLNGRIILQDIWNNCCDDFKHYIFNYNDSQIIYAMLKHYFRTHIRDILLTVLSDSSKEVKSEITKKDAFKKCCEELIEKNNFQELNQLLSSCFPAREDLAEFKLSMVKESQSVRNWCLCYYYGITGPSLQYLNDYLTSLLSPAHTDFIIEYKRNLLMSPDGIVTCALSVASKRDQLNEILADISASDDFAMKFKKKVLFSGTAVSRFCYKISKNRLMNVKECVDRHLSSDEDKKILKTALIDDRVALMRQIIQKCPYPQWQSLLLWYFENEKIIKQVKCVLPLNDVFDEILRECVFNSYEKYQSASRRSVKIIFIKLNKFLAWYFKSSDAAKNYKLQRVDLFKKIPMISELMEKTNSTPFLKSLMSWFFDNDIQEIEKFERKHKGAKIVKIVRLVRKKCCK